One window of the Benincasa hispida cultivar B227 chromosome 3, ASM972705v1, whole genome shotgun sequence genome contains the following:
- the LOC120072727 gene encoding uncharacterized protein LOC120072727: MYMNSFTILPIGVTSHLNARNGVYKHIKNKSTFHAAVVWEEETYLDYVMGKFDIKWSDVDFVYTTTNINQHWMLIAFDLNGGQLFVFDSLPSMTSKKELESCLEPLTYTLQSLLHYCDFKR, encoded by the exons ATGTATATGAACAGCTTCACCATCCTGCCAATTGGAGTAACG AGTCACCTTAATGCTCGAAATGGGGTCTACAAACATATTAAGAACAAGTCGACTTTTCATGCTGCCGTAGTATGGGAGGAAGAGACGTATCTGGATTATGTCATGGGTAAATTCGACATCAAGTGGTCAGATGTGGACTTCGTGTATACGACAACAAACATCAATCAACATTGGATGTTGATTGCATTCGATCTAAATGGAGGTCAGTTGTTTGTATTTGATTCACTACCGTCCATGACATCGAAGAAAGAGCTGGAGTCTTGCCTTGAACCATTGACTTACACCCTACAATCGCTTCTTCACTATTGTGACTTCAAACGTTAG
- the LOC120073286 gene encoding CBBY-like protein isoform X1 — MELTSSSILHTHPIKRTTTCNCSYSNVIPKQPPSRFYPSSSPRLSVFSKNYNFTGKSLRITRLTAFSSSSRSNNDSTQELAVLLEVEGVLVDAYRSTNRQAFNEAFRKLGLDCANWTEPVYSDLVRKNAANEERMLIMYFNRIGWPTSLPTNEKESFIKSVLREKKKASDELMVSQSLPLRPGVEDFIDNAYNEGIPVIILTAYSKSGEEIARSIITKLGPERISKVKIVGNEETRQSLYSEFVRGQAKQSGLEEELAKEAMKAASAEKQRIAKKVASALKLSVEINTTSSESLDKIICALRAGAELADTPVSNCILIAGTQSGIDGAERIGMPRIVLRSSLTSRAEFPSANAIMDGFGVGGLTITRLRQKTWS, encoded by the exons ATGGAACTAACCTCCTCCTCCATACTCCATACTCATCCTATCAAAAGAACCACAACTTGCAATTGCTCATACTCCAATGTCATTCCTAAACAGCCACCAAGCAGATTCTATCCGTCTTCTTCTCCGCGTCTTTCTGTTTTCTCGAAAAACTACAATTTCACCGGAAAGAGTTTACGAATTACAAGATTAACAGCATTCAGCAGTTCCAGCCGTTCTAACAATGACTCGACCCAAGAACTCGCGGTTCTTCTTGAAGTTGAAGG AGTTCTTGTGGATGCATATCGCTCAACTAATCGCCAAGCTTTCAATGAAG CATTTCGCAAGCTTGGACTTGACTGTGCAAATTGGACTGAGCCTGTATATTCAGACCTCGTCAG GAAGAATGCTGCTAATGAGGAACGGATGCTGATTATGTATTTTAACCGT ATTGGTTGGCCGACTTCACTACCAACGAATGAGAAGGAATCATTTATTAAAAGTGTTCTGCGAGAAAAG AAAAAGGCATCAGATGAATTGATGGTCTCACAAAGTTTGCCACTCCGGCCTGGAGTTGAAGA TTTCATTGACAATGCTTATAACGAGGGAATACCTGTGATTATTCTCACAGCCTACAGCAAGAGTGGAGAAGAAATTGCTAG ATCTATCATCACTAAGCTTGGACCTGAGAGAATATCCAAAGtaaagattgttgggaatgagGAGACAAGACAGAGTTTATATAGTGAATTTGTGCGTGGTCAAGCAAAGCAGTCAGGTTTGGAAGAGGAACTAGCTAAGGAAGCAATGAAGGCAG CTTCTGCTGAGAAACAAAGGATAGCCAAGAAGGTTGCATCGGCACTGAAGTTGAGTGTCGAGATAAATACTACCTCATCTGAAAG tttggacAAGATCATATGTGCATTGCGTGCTGGAGCAGAACTTGCGGACACACCTGTTTCCAATTGCATCCTTATTGCAGGAACCCAGTCTGGGATTGATGGAGCTGAGCGAATAGGAATGCCGCGTATTGTGCTCCGTAGCAG TTTGACATCGAGAGCTGAGTTCCCTTCAGCAAACGCTATAATGGATGGCTTTGGTGTCGGTGGCTTAACGATTACCAGATTACGGCAAAAGACATGGTCTTGA
- the LOC120073286 gene encoding CBBY-like protein isoform X2, with product MELTSSSILHTHPIKRTTTCNCSYSNVIPKQPPSRFYPSSSPRLSVFSKNYNFTGKSLRITRLTAFSSSSRSNNDSTQELAVLLEVEGVLVDAYRSTNRQAFNEAFRKLGLDCANWTEPVYSDLVRKNAANEERMLIMYFNRIGWPTSLPTNEKESFIKSVLREKKKASDELMVSQSLPLRPGVEDFIDNAYNEGIPVIILTAYSKSGEEIARSIITKLGPERISKVKIVGNEETRQSLYSEFVRGQAKQSGLEEELAKEAMKAASAEKQRIAKKVASALKLSVEINTTSSERACNHSILQVF from the exons ATGGAACTAACCTCCTCCTCCATACTCCATACTCATCCTATCAAAAGAACCACAACTTGCAATTGCTCATACTCCAATGTCATTCCTAAACAGCCACCAAGCAGATTCTATCCGTCTTCTTCTCCGCGTCTTTCTGTTTTCTCGAAAAACTACAATTTCACCGGAAAGAGTTTACGAATTACAAGATTAACAGCATTCAGCAGTTCCAGCCGTTCTAACAATGACTCGACCCAAGAACTCGCGGTTCTTCTTGAAGTTGAAGG AGTTCTTGTGGATGCATATCGCTCAACTAATCGCCAAGCTTTCAATGAAG CATTTCGCAAGCTTGGACTTGACTGTGCAAATTGGACTGAGCCTGTATATTCAGACCTCGTCAG GAAGAATGCTGCTAATGAGGAACGGATGCTGATTATGTATTTTAACCGT ATTGGTTGGCCGACTTCACTACCAACGAATGAGAAGGAATCATTTATTAAAAGTGTTCTGCGAGAAAAG AAAAAGGCATCAGATGAATTGATGGTCTCACAAAGTTTGCCACTCCGGCCTGGAGTTGAAGA TTTCATTGACAATGCTTATAACGAGGGAATACCTGTGATTATTCTCACAGCCTACAGCAAGAGTGGAGAAGAAATTGCTAG ATCTATCATCACTAAGCTTGGACCTGAGAGAATATCCAAAGtaaagattgttgggaatgagGAGACAAGACAGAGTTTATATAGTGAATTTGTGCGTGGTCAAGCAAAGCAGTCAGGTTTGGAAGAGGAACTAGCTAAGGAAGCAATGAAGGCAG CTTCTGCTGAGAAACAAAGGATAGCCAAGAAGGTTGCATCGGCACTGAAGTTGAGTGTCGAGATAAATACTACCTCATCTGAAAG GGCCTGCAATCATTCGATACTTCAAGTCTTCTAG